A genomic region of Sarcophilus harrisii chromosome 6, mSarHar1.11, whole genome shotgun sequence contains the following coding sequences:
- the GAR1 gene encoding H/ACA ribonucleoprotein complex subunit 1 isoform X1 — MSFRGGGGRGGGGGGYTRGGFNRGGGGGHYRGGGRGGDRGGGRGGRGGDRGGFGRGGFGRGGGGRGGFQKGGYNEGPPENVVVLGEFLHPCEDDIVCKCITHENKVPYFNAPVYLENKEQIGKVDEIFGQLRDFYFSVKLSENMKASSFKKLQKFYIDPYKLLPLQRFLPRPPGEKAPPRGGGGGGRGGIRGGRGGGRGGRGGGGRGGKFLVIIALIRMGNGKIFRNGGRGGVMYFKIRQIGLKVEIFTFST, encoded by the exons ATGTCCTTCCGAGGCGGAGGAGGCCGCGGCGGGGGCGGAGGCGGCTATACTCGCGGCGGCTTTAAtcggggcggcggcggcggccacTACCGAGGAGGAGGGCGAGGCGGCGATCGCGGCGGCGGCCGAGGAGGGCGAGGCGGGGATCGCGGCGGCTTCGGTCGTGGAGGTTTCGGCCGAGGGGGGGGAGGTCGTGGAGGCTTCCAGAAGGGAGGCTACAACGAGGGACCCCCAGAAAATGTGGTCG TGTTGGGAGAGTTCTTGCATCCCTGTGAAGATGACATTGTTTGCAAATGCATAACACATGAAAATAAAGTGCCTTATTTCAATGCTCCagtttatttagaaaacaaagaacagaTTGGAAAAGTGGATGAGATATTTGGACAACTTAGAGATTTT TATTTTTCAGTTAAACTGTCAGAAAACATGAAGGcctcatcttttaagaaattacaaaag TTTTATATTGACCCATATAAACTGCTGCCCCTGCAAAGATTCTTACCTCGGCCACCAGGTGAAAAAGCACCTCcaagaggtggtggtggtggtggtagaggaggaataagaggaggaaggggtggaggaagaggcGGTAGAGGTGGAGGAGGCAGAGGTGGTAAGTTTCTTGTCATAATTGCACTCATAAGAATGGGCAATGGGAAAATCTTTagaaatggagggagaggaggggttatgtattttaaaataagacaaatagGCTTAAAAGTCGAAATATTCACCTTCTCTACTTGa
- the GAR1 gene encoding H/ACA ribonucleoprotein complex subunit 1 isoform X2 has product MSFRGGGGRGGGGGGYTRGGFNRGGGGGHYRGGGRGGDRGGGRGGRGGDRGGFGRGGFGRGGGGRGGFQKGGYNEGPPENVVVLGEFLHPCEDDIVCKCITHENKVPYFNAPVYLENKEQIGKVDEIFGQLRDFYFSVKLSENMKASSFKKLQKFYIDPYKLLPLQRFLPRPPGEKAPPRGGGGGGRGGIRGGRGGGRGGRGGGGRGGGFRGGRGGGGFRGGRGGGGFRGRGR; this is encoded by the exons ATGTCCTTCCGAGGCGGAGGAGGCCGCGGCGGGGGCGGAGGCGGCTATACTCGCGGCGGCTTTAAtcggggcggcggcggcggccacTACCGAGGAGGAGGGCGAGGCGGCGATCGCGGCGGCGGCCGAGGAGGGCGAGGCGGGGATCGCGGCGGCTTCGGTCGTGGAGGTTTCGGCCGAGGGGGGGGAGGTCGTGGAGGCTTCCAGAAGGGAGGCTACAACGAGGGACCCCCAGAAAATGTGGTCG TGTTGGGAGAGTTCTTGCATCCCTGTGAAGATGACATTGTTTGCAAATGCATAACACATGAAAATAAAGTGCCTTATTTCAATGCTCCagtttatttagaaaacaaagaacagaTTGGAAAAGTGGATGAGATATTTGGACAACTTAGAGATTTT TATTTTTCAGTTAAACTGTCAGAAAACATGAAGGcctcatcttttaagaaattacaaaag TTTTATATTGACCCATATAAACTGCTGCCCCTGCAAAGATTCTTACCTCGGCCACCAGGTGAAAAAGCACCTCcaagaggtggtggtggtggtggtagaggaggaataagaggaggaaggggtggaggaagaggcGGTAGAGGTGGAGGAGGCAGAGGTG GTGGTTTTAGAGGTGGAAGAGGTGGTGGAGGCTTCAGAGGAGGACGAGGAGGTGGTGGCTTCAGAG GTAGAGGACGTTAA